One stretch of Muribaculum intestinale DNA includes these proteins:
- the rpsA gene encoding 30S ribosomal protein S1 translates to MNEEIKTSPIEDFDWEAYEKGEQKGTKSREELTKTYDESLNTVKDKEVIEGTIIALNKREAVVNIGYKSDGIIPVNEFRYNPDIKVGDTVEVFIENQEDKKGQLILSHRKARMSRSWERINQALENDEVIKGFIKCRTKGGMIVDVFGIEAFLPGSQIDVKPIRDYDIFVGKTMEFKVVKINQEFKNVVVSHKALIEAELEQQKKEIISKLERGQVLKGVVKNITTYGVFIDLGGVDGLIHITDLSWGRVSHPEEVVKLDQELDVVILDFDDERKRIALGLKQLQPHPWDALDSELKVGDKVNGRVVVMADYGAFVEIAPGVEGLIHVSEMSWSQHLRSAQDFMKVGDEVEAVILTLDRDERKMSLGIKQLKKDPWEDIEVRYPIGSKHTAKVRNFTNFGVFVEIEEGVDGLIHISDLSWTKKVKHPSEFTQLGAEIEVVVLEIDKDNRRLSLGHKQLEDNPWEGLEAIFTPGSIQEGTIVEMQDKGAVISLDHGMEGFATPKHLVKQDGSMPKVGDTLDFKVIEFNKDNKRIFLSHSRIFEDEAKAEKNEARKARRQNSRREEQPVLNTPIEKTTLGDLQELAALKEKLAGK, encoded by the coding sequence ATGAACGAAGAAATTAAAACTTCACCCATCGAGGACTTCGACTGGGAAGCCTATGAAAAAGGCGAACAGAAAGGCACCAAGAGCCGCGAAGAACTCACCAAGACTTATGACGAGTCGCTCAACACTGTAAAGGACAAAGAAGTAATCGAAGGTACCATCATCGCCCTTAACAAGCGTGAGGCAGTGGTTAACATCGGCTACAAGAGCGACGGCATCATCCCTGTAAACGAATTCCGCTACAATCCCGACATCAAGGTAGGCGATACAGTAGAGGTATTCATCGAGAATCAGGAAGACAAGAAGGGTCAGCTGATCCTCTCTCACCGCAAGGCACGCATGTCGCGCAGCTGGGAGCGTATCAACCAGGCTCTGGAGAACGACGAGGTAATCAAGGGCTTTATCAAGTGCCGCACCAAGGGCGGTATGATTGTCGACGTATTCGGCATCGAGGCCTTCCTCCCCGGCTCACAGATCGACGTGAAGCCTATCCGCGACTACGACATCTTCGTGGGCAAGACCATGGAGTTCAAGGTCGTTAAGATCAACCAGGAATTCAAGAATGTTGTTGTCAGCCACAAGGCGCTCATCGAGGCCGAGCTGGAACAGCAGAAGAAAGAAATCATATCGAAGCTCGAGCGCGGCCAGGTGCTCAAGGGCGTAGTGAAGAACATCACCACCTACGGTGTGTTCATCGACCTTGGCGGCGTAGACGGCCTGATCCACATCACCGACCTGAGCTGGGGCCGCGTAAGCCACCCCGAAGAGGTAGTGAAGCTTGACCAGGAACTCGACGTTGTAATCCTCGACTTCGACGACGAGCGCAAGCGTATCGCCCTCGGTCTCAAGCAGCTCCAGCCCCATCCCTGGGATGCTCTTGACTCAGAGCTCAAGGTTGGCGACAAGGTCAACGGCCGCGTAGTGGTTATGGCCGACTACGGTGCGTTTGTTGAAATCGCCCCCGGCGTAGAGGGTCTTATCCACGTAAGCGAAATGTCGTGGAGCCAGCACCTCCGCAGCGCTCAGGACTTCATGAAGGTAGGCGACGAGGTAGAGGCCGTAATCCTCACCCTCGACCGCGACGAGCGCAAGATGTCGCTTGGCATCAAGCAGCTTAAGAAGGATCCCTGGGAAGATATCGAAGTACGCTATCCCATCGGCTCTAAGCACACTGCCAAGGTTCGCAACTTCACCAACTTCGGTGTATTTGTTGAAATCGAGGAGGGCGTTGACGGCCTGATCCACATCTCTGACCTCAGCTGGACCAAGAAGGTTAAGCATCCTTCTGAATTCACTCAGCTCGGCGCAGAAATCGAAGTTGTTGTTCTCGAAATCGACAAGGACAACCGTCGTCTGTCGCTCGGACACAAGCAGCTCGAGGATAATCCCTGGGAAGGACTTGAGGCTATCTTCACCCCCGGCAGCATCCAGGAAGGTACTATCGTTGAGATGCAGGACAAGGGTGCCGTTATCTCACTTGACCACGGTATGGAAGGCTTCGCTACTCCCAAGCACCTCGTTAAGCAGGACGGCTCTATGCCCAAGGTTGGCGACACGCTCGACTTCAAGGTTATCGAGTTCAACAAGGACAACAAGCGTATCTTCCTCAGCCACAGCCGTATCTTCGAGGATGAGGCTAAGGCCGAGAAGAACGAGGCACGCAAGGCACGTCGTCAGAACAGCCGTCGTGAGGAGCAGCCCGTGCTCAACACTCCCATCGAGAAGACAACTCTCGGCGACCTCCA